One Clostridium estertheticum DNA segment encodes these proteins:
- a CDS encoding TetR/AcrR family transcriptional regulator: MEHKKDLRIIKTENNIRTTFIQLINEKDFNSITVQDILDRALINRSTFYKHYTDKYNLAETIAENFIDEFKSLANFRLLNRETFKELLNVKNKLLKELYAQKMTILGLWKIHTEKIHVYDDMQAILKQRYIELIDAALKENNDNEYESYICASILLSTLKFILEGQRVYTVNEITDGLRNFHNSFVSTAIKNNE, encoded by the coding sequence AAAAAGGATTTAAGAATAATTAAGACAGAGAACAATATAAGAACCACCTTTATTCAATTGATAAACGAAAAGGACTTTAACTCCATAACTGTGCAAGATATATTGGACAGGGCTTTAATTAACCGCTCAACCTTTTATAAGCACTATACTGATAAATATAATTTAGCAGAAACAATCGCTGAGAACTTTATAGATGAGTTCAAGTCTTTAGCTAATTTTAGACTCTTAAATAGAGAAACCTTTAAAGAACTATTAAATGTTAAGAATAAGTTACTTAAAGAACTTTACGCACAAAAGATGACTATTCTTGGTTTGTGGAAGATTCACACAGAGAAGATTCATGTATATGATGATATGCAGGCAATTCTAAAACAGAGATATATTGAGCTTATAGATGCTGCGCTTAAAGAGAATAACGATAATGAATACGAATCTTATATTTGTGCTTCAATTTTATTATCAACTCTTAAATTTATTTTGGAAGGTCAGAGGGTTTACACAGTTAATGAAATAACGGACGGACTACGAAACTTTCACAATTCTTTTGTTTCTACCGCTATAAAAAATAATGAGTAG
- a CDS encoding methyl-accepting chemotaxis protein — protein MNEGIFQSLIETLPIFKKVLQDDVAITLSDKEKIIGFWPNEKVPAAIKVGDHLKEGSPTLMVMKTKKTFVGFVNKKTVGADLKIITYPLVDDSGNVFGAITVATNMERIIEFTNAATDLHSSMEQTSLSIEDIAEGSQRLVNTIGVVVTSGEFAEQKINDTASILTSIQNIASQSNLLALNAAIEAARAGESGKGFSVVASEIKKLSQLSSSSAKKVSETLLEIRKSIQDIVTVISDSNVIAETQAAATEEITATISEMAVALKILESMAKTI, from the coding sequence ATGAATGAAGGAATATTTCAATCGCTAATTGAAACCTTACCCATATTTAAGAAGGTGCTGCAAGATGATGTAGCTATAACACTTAGCGACAAGGAAAAAATTATTGGTTTTTGGCCAAATGAAAAAGTTCCAGCAGCAATAAAAGTAGGTGATCACCTTAAAGAAGGATCTCCTACATTGATGGTGATGAAAACTAAAAAAACTTTTGTGGGTTTTGTTAATAAGAAAACTGTGGGTGCTGATCTTAAGATAATAACTTATCCTCTTGTTGATGATTCAGGAAATGTATTTGGAGCAATTACTGTTGCTACAAACATGGAGAGGATAATTGAATTTACAAATGCGGCTACGGATCTTCACTCCTCTATGGAGCAAACTAGTTTAAGTATAGAAGACATTGCAGAAGGTTCGCAAAGACTGGTAAATACAATCGGAGTTGTAGTAACTTCTGGAGAATTCGCTGAACAAAAAATAAATGATACTGCTTCAATTCTCACATCCATTCAAAATATAGCTTCACAGTCTAATTTATTGGCATTAAATGCTGCCATAGAAGCTGCAAGAGCTGGTGAGTCAGGAAAAGGTTTTAGTGTTGTTGCCTCGGAAATAAAAAAGCTATCTCAACTAAGTAGTTCCTCTGCAAAAAAAGTATCTGAAACCTTGCTCGAGATAAGAAAATCTATACAGGACATTGTAACGGTTATTAGTGATTCAAATGTAATAGCTGAAACCCAAGCCGCTGCTACTGAAGAAATTACAGCAACTATATCAGAAATGGCTGTTGCTCTTAAAATCCTAGAGTCCATGGCTAAAACAATTTAA